One window from the genome of Pelobates fuscus isolate aPelFus1 chromosome 13, aPelFus1.pri, whole genome shotgun sequence encodes:
- the LOC134583044 gene encoding gastrula zinc finger protein XlCGF52.1-like: MDSELVPKTEYEEDLCTVTVQDGDQSDAVNVSPDYGDSVCPGARQSPLLKEGGKLLYSKRKVKETKNKKQKNSSENSTTDAITCTELNHTNVDENSLDESLEEQQKGEVKKYTSALRARKNRDESKNKCQKQGKIYLKMQKLTIHYSPYKVQKTYTCTECGRSCISSSHLIIHQRSHTGERPFSCDNCGKSFARRSSLVIHERIHTGERPYTCTHCGKSFTSSATLSTHIRIHTGERPYVCWECGKSFTSNSSLFIHNRTHTGEKPYICVECGKTFSCTSALVIHKRSHTGEKPYTCEECGKCFADNSRLVKHKAAHTGDWAYVCTVCGKGFTCYSNLNVHQRSHTGERPYACTNCDKRFALNRDLVRHQSIHTGERPFICSECGKSFTRKAHLTTHLKIHARERAGKICE; this comes from the exons ATGGATTCTGAACTAGTGCCAAAAACAGAGTATGAAGAGGACCTATGCACAGTTACTGTTCAGGATGGTGATCAGAGTGATGCTGTTAATGTCAGCCCAG ATTATGGAGACAGTGTTTGTCCAGGAGCACGACAATCACCACTTTTAAAAGAAGGAGGTAAGCTTCTGTATTCAAAGCGAAAAGTAAAGGAGACAAAAAACAAGAAGCAGAAAAACTCATCTGAAAACTCTACCACAGATGCCATTACATGCACAGAACTCAATCATACGAACGTTGATGAAAATTCTCTAGATGAAAGTCTAGAAGAGCAACAAAAAGGtgaagtaaaaaaatatacaagcGCTCTTCGGGCTCGTAAAAACAGAGACGAATCAAAGAATAAATGCCAGAAACAAGGCAAAATTTATCTGAAAATGCAAAAGCTAACAATTCATTATTCACCATACAAGGTACAGAAGACGTACACATGCACAGAGTGTGGGAGAAGCTGTATTTCTAGTTCACATCTCATCATACATCAAAGATCGCACACGGGGGAGAGGCCTTTTTCCTGTGATAATTGTGGCAAAAGCTTTGCTAGGAGGTCTTCTCTTGTAATACATGAGCGAATACACACAGGAGAGAGACCTTATACATGTACACACTGCGGAAAGAGCTTCACTAGCAGCGCCACACTGTCCACTCACATAAGAATCCACACAGGAGAGAGACCCTACGTATGCTGGGAGTGCGGTAAGAGCTTCACCAGTAACTCCTCTTTGTTCATACACAACAGAACTCACACGGGAGAGAAACCCTATATATGCGTGGAATGTGGGAAAACCTTTTCTTGTACGTCTGCCCTTGTTATCCACAAGCGATCACACACTGGAGAAAAGCCTTATACGTGTGAAgagtgtggaaaatgttttgcagACAACTCAAGACTTGTCAAACACAAGGCAGCTCATACAGGAGATTGGGCCTATGTGTGCACAGTATGTGGAAAAGGGTTCACATGCTACTCAAATCTAAACGTACACCAGAGGTCTCACACTGGAGAGAGGCCATATGCATGCACTAATTGTGATAAGCGATTTGCTCTCAATAGAGATCTTGTGAGACATCAGTCAATACACACTGGGGAAAgaccatttatttgttctgaatgTGGTAAGAGTTTTACTCGTAAAGCGCATCTTACCACGCACTTGAAAATACACGCAAGGGAAAGAGCAGGTAAGATCTGTGAGTGA